One part of the Sciurus carolinensis chromosome 4, mSciCar1.2, whole genome shotgun sequence genome encodes these proteins:
- the Pan2 gene encoding PAN2-PAN3 deadenylation complex catalytic subunit PAN2 isoform X3, which produces MNFEGLDPGLAEYAPAMHSALDPVLDAHLNPSLLQNVELDPEGVTLEALPVQESVHIMEGVYSELHSVVAEVGVPVSVSHFDLHEEMLWVGSHGGHATSFFGPALERYSSFQVNGSDDIRQIQSLENGILFLTKNNLKYMARGGLIIFDYLLDESEDMHSLLLTDSSTLLVGGLQNHILEIDLTTVQETQKYAVEIPGVTIMRQTNRFFFCGHTSGKVSLRDLRSFKVEHEFDAFSGSLSDFDVHGNLLAACGFSSRLTGLACDRFLKVYDLRMMRAITPLQVHVDPAFLRFIPTYTSRLAIISQSGQCQFCEPTGLANPADIFHVNPVGPLLMTFDVSASKQALAFGDSEGCVHLWTDSPEPSFNPYSRETEFALPCLVDSLPPLDWSQDLLPLSLIPVPLTTDTLLSDWPAANSVPAPRRAPPVDAEILRTMKKVGFIGYAPNPRTRLRNQIPYRLKELDSEFDSFSQVTESPIGREEEPHLHMVSKKYRKVTIKYSKLGLEDFDFKHYNKTLFAGLEPHIPNAYCNCMIQVLYFLEPVRCLIQNHLCQKEFCLACELGFLFHMLDLSRGDPCQGSNFLRAFRTIPEASALGLILADSDEASGKGNLARLIQRWNRFILTQLHQDMQELEVPQAYRGAGGSSFCSSGDSVIGQLFSCEMENCSLCRCGSETVRASSTLLFTLSYPEGSNCDKTGKNYDFAQVLKRSICLEQNTQAWCDNCEKYQPTIQTRNIRHLPDILVINCEVNSSKEADFWRMQAEVAFKMAIKKHGGEIAKNKEFSLADRKELGSPEGVLLCPSVEELKNVWLPFSIRMKMTKNKGLDVCNWPDGDEWGLAKAEEEHGVYVYDLMATVVHILDSRTGGSLVAHIKVGETYHQRKEVSEGVTHQQWYLFNDFLIEPIDKYEAVQFDMNWKVPAILYYIKRNLNSRYNLNIKNPIEASVLLAEASLARKQRKTHTTFIPLMLNEMPQVGDLVGLDAEFVTLNEEEAELRSDGTKSTIKPSQMSVARITCVRGQGPNEGIPFIDDYISTQEQVVDYLTQYSGIKPGDLDAKISSKHLTTLKSTYLKLRFLIDIGVKFVGHGLQKDFRVINLMVPKDQVLDTVYLFHMPRKRMISLRFLAWYFLDLKIQGETHDSIEDARTALQLYRKYLELSKNGTEPESFHKVLKGLYEKGRKMDWKVPEPESQTSPKSKAWDGTRETGLDAAVFSSVLAL; this is translated from the exons ATGAACTTTGAGGGTCTGGACCCTGGACTGGCAGAGTATGCCCCAGCTATGCATTCTGCCCTGGACCCTGTCCTGGATGCACACCTGAATCCAAGTCTGCTTCAGAATGTGGAGTTGGACCCAGAGGGAGTGACCTTGGAGGCTCTCCCCGTGCAGGAATCAGTGCACATAATGGAAGGTGTCTACTCTGAATTGCACAGCGTGGTAGCTGAAGTGGGTGTGCCTGTGTCTGTCTCCCACTTTGACTTACACGAAGAGATGCTGTGGGTGGGGAGCCATGGG GGTCATGCTACTTCATTTTTTGGACCAGCCTTGGAGCGCTACTCATCTTTTCAGGTTAATGGTAGTGATGACATTCGACAGATCCAGAGCTTAGAGAATGGTATCCTTTTTCTCACCAAGAACAACCTCAAGTATATGGCCCGTGGGGGTCTCATTATATTTGATTACTT ACTAGATGAGAGTGAGGATATGCACAGTCTCCTGCTGACAGACAGCAGCACTCTACTTGTTGGTGGCCTTCAGAACCACATTTTGGAGATTGATCTAACCACTGTCCAGGAGACTCAGAAG tATGCAGTTGAGATACCTGGAGTCACCATCATGAGGCAGACAAATCGCTTCTTCTTCTGTGGTCATACATCTGGCAAG GTTTCCCTGCGAGACCTCCGTAGTTTTAAGGTGGAGCATGAATTTGATGCCTTCTCAGGGAGTCTGTCAGATTTTGATGTGCATGGCAACCTGTTGGCTGCCTGTGGCTTTTCTAGTCGCCTTACTGGCCTGGCCTGTGACCGTTTCCTCAAAGTGTATGATCTGCGCATGATGCGTGCCATCACACCACTTCAAGTACATGTGGATCCTGCCTTCTTGCGCTTCATCCCTACATATACTTCTCGTCTTGCTATCATCTCTCAGTCGG GGCAATGCCAGTTTTGTGAGCCCACAGGCCTGGCCAACCCAGCAGACATCTTTCATGTGAATCCTGTGGGACCTCTGCTAATGACATTTGATGTGTCAGCAAGCAAGCAGGCTCTGGCTTTTGGGGATTCTGAGGGTTGTGTTCATCTATGGACTGATTCCCCAGAGCCTTCCTTCAACCCCTATTCACGGGAGACTGAATTTGCTTTGCCCTGTCTGGTGGACTCACTACCACCTCTGGACTGGAGCCAGGACTTGCTGCCTCTTTCCCTCATCCCAGTTCCACTCACCACGGACACACTGCTCTCTGATTGGCCTGCTGCCAACTCCGTTCCAGCTCCCAG GCGAGCACCACCTGTTGATGCAGAGATTCTGCGTACCATGAAGAAAGTGGGCTTCATTGGCTATGCACCCAATCCCCGCACCAGGCTGCGCAATCAG ATTCCTTACCGACTAAAGGAGTTGGACAGTGAATTTGATAGCTTCAGCCAGGTCACTGAGTCACCAATAGGACGGGAAGAGGAGCCACATCTCCACATGGTTTCAAAGAAATACCGCAAG GTAACCATCAAATATTCCAAGCTAGGGCTGGAAGACTTTGACTTCAAACACTATAATAAGACCCTTTTTGCTGGATTAGAGCCTCACATCCCCAATGCCTACTGTAACTGCATGATCCAG GTGCTCTATTTCCTGGAGCCTGTTCGCTGTTTAATCCAGAACCACCTTTGCCAGAAGGAGTTCTGTCTGGCATGTGAATTGGGCTTCCTTTTCCATATGTTGGACCTCTCTCGTGGTGACCCTTGTCAG GGCAGTAATTTTCTTCGTGCATTCCGTACCATTCCTGAGGCCTCAGCCCTTGGTCTGATCCTGGCCGACTCAGATGAGGCTTCAGGCAAGGGCAATCTGGCTAGGCTCATTCAGAGGTGGAATCGCTTCATTCTCACTCAGCTGCATCAGGATATGCAGGAGCTTGAAGTACCCCAGGCGTATCGAGGTGCTGGAGGCAG CAGTTTTTGTTCATCGGGGGACTCTGTCATTGGGCAACTGTTCAGCTGTGAGATGGAGAACTGCAGCCTATGTCGCTGTGGCAGTGAGACTGTGCGAGCCTCATCCACTCTGCTCTTCACACTCTCCTACCCTGAGGGTAGCAACTGTG ATAAAACCGGGAAGAACTATGACTTTGCTCAGGTGCTGAAGCGAAGCATCTGCCTGGAGCAGAATACACAGGCCTGGTGTGACAACTGTGAGAAGTACCAGCCCACG ATTCAGACCCGTAATATCCGCCATCTGCCAGACATTCTTGTCATTAATTGTGAAGTGAACAGCTCAAAAGAGGCTGATTTCTGGAGAATGCAGGCTGAG GTTGCCTTCAAGATGGCAATAAAGAAACATGGTGGGGAAATCGCCAAGAACAAGGAATTTTCTTTGGCTGATCG GAAGGAACTAGGCAGTCCAGAGGGTGTGCTGTTGTGTCCCTCCGTTGAGGAGTTGAAGAACGTCTGGCTTCCTTTTTCCATTCGCATGAAGATGACCAAGAACAAAGGGCTCGATGTTTGCAATTGGCCTGATGGGGATGAG TGGGGCCTagccaaggcagaggaggaaCATGGTGTCTATGTGTATGACCTGATGGCTACTGTGGTACACATCCTGGACTCACGCACAGGGGGCAGCTTGGTGGCTCACATCAAAGTTGGAGAGACTTACCACCAACGCAAGGAGGTAAGTGAG GGTGTTACTCACCAGCAGTGGTATCTCTTCAATGACTTCCTTATTGAACCTATTGATAAG TATGAAGCAGTACAATTTGACATGAATTGGAAAGTACCTGCTATCCTTTATTATATCAAAAGGAATCTCAATTCCAGATACAACCTGAATA TCAAGAACCCTATTGAGGCTAGTGTGCTGCTGGCTGAAGCCTCGCTGGCACGGAAGCAGCGGAAAACACATACTACCTTTATTCCACTGATGCTGAATGAAATGCCACAGGTTGGGGACCTGGTAGGCCTTGATGCTGAGTTTGTCACCCTTAATGAG GAAGAAGCAGAGTTACGCAGTGATGGTACCAAGTCTACCATTAAACCAAGTCAGATGTCAGTAGCAAGGATCACTTGTGTTCGGGGCCAAGGGCCCAATGAGGGTATCCCCTTCATTGATGACTACATCTCTACTCAGGAGCAG GTAGTGGATTACTTGACTCAGTACTCGGGGATAAAGCCAGGAGACCTTGATGCCAAAATTTCCTCTAAGCACCTCACAACTCTGAAGTCTACCTACTTAAAGCTTCGTTTTCTCATTGACATTGGAGTCAAGTTTGTGGGTCATGGCCTGCAAAAAGACTTCCGGGTCATCAATCTCATG GTGCCCAAGGACCAGGTCCTTGATACTGTCTACCTGTTCCACATGCCCCGAAAACGAATGATTTCCCTGCGATTCCTTGCTTGGTATTTTCTGG ACTTGAAGATTCAAGGGGAGACCCATGACAGTATTGAGGATGCCCGCACAGCCCTTCAGCTCTACCGAAAGTATCTGGAGCTAAGCAAGAATGGCACTGAGCCTGAATCCTTCCACAAGGTGCTCAAGGGTCTTTATGAAAAGGGCCGAAAGATGGACTGGAAGGTGCCTGAGCCTGAGAGCCAGACAAGTCCCAAGAGTAAGGCCTGGGATGGGACAAGGGAAACTGGACTGG ATGCAGCTGTCTTCTCCTCAGTGCTGGCACTTTGA
- the Pan2 gene encoding PAN2-PAN3 deadenylation complex catalytic subunit PAN2 isoform X1, which translates to MNFEGLDPGLAEYAPAMHSALDPVLDAHLNPSLLQNVELDPEGVTLEALPVQESVHIMEGVYSELHSVVAEVGVPVSVSHFDLHEEMLWVGSHGGHATSFFGPALERYSSFQVNGSDDIRQIQSLENGILFLTKNNLKYMARGGLIIFDYLLDESEDMHSLLLTDSSTLLVGGLQNHILEIDLTTVQETQKYAVEIPGVTIMRQTNRFFFCGHTSGKVSLRDLRSFKVEHEFDAFSGSLSDFDVHGNLLAACGFSSRLTGLACDRFLKVYDLRMMRAITPLQVHVDPAFLRFIPTYTSRLAIISQSGQCQFCEPTGLANPADIFHVNPVGPLLMTFDVSASKQALAFGDSEGCVHLWTDSPEPSFNPYSRETEFALPCLVDSLPPLDWSQDLLPLSLIPVPLTTDTLLSDWPAANSVPAPRRAPPVDAEILRTMKKVGFIGYAPNPRTRLRNQIPYRLKELDSEFDSFSQVTESPIGREEEPHLHMVSKKYRKVTIKYSKLGLEDFDFKHYNKTLFAGLEPHIPNAYCNCMIQVLYFLEPVRCLIQNHLCQKEFCLACELGFLFHMLDLSRGDPCQGSNFLRAFRTIPEASALGLILADSDEASGKGNLARLIQRWNRFILTQLHQDMQELEVPQAYRGAGGSSFCSSGDSVIGQLFSCEMENCSLCRCGSETVRASSTLLFTLSYPEGSNCDKTGKNYDFAQVLKRSICLEQNTQAWCDNCEKYQPTIQTRNIRHLPDILVINCEVNSSKEADFWRMQAEVAFKMAIKKHGGEIAKNKEFSLADRKELGSPEGVLLCPSVEELKNVWLPFSIRMKMTKNKGLDVCNWPDGDEVQWGLAKAEEEHGVYVYDLMATVVHILDSRTGGSLVAHIKVGETYHQRKEVSEGVTHQQWYLFNDFLIEPIDKYEAVQFDMNWKVPAILYYIKRNLNSRYNLNIKNPIEASVLLAEASLARKQRKTHTTFIPLMLNEMPQVGDLVGLDAEFVTLNEEEAELRSDGTKSTIKPSQMSVARITCVRGQGPNEGIPFIDDYISTQEQVVDYLTQYSGIKPGDLDAKISSKHLTTLKSTYLKLRFLIDIGVKFVGHGLQKDFRVINLMVPKDQVLDTVYLFHMPRKRMISLRFLAWYFLDLKIQGETHDSIEDARTALQLYRKYLELSKNGTEPESFHKVLKGLYEKGRKMDWKVPEPESQTSPKSKAWDGTRETGLDAAVFSSVLAL; encoded by the exons ATGAACTTTGAGGGTCTGGACCCTGGACTGGCAGAGTATGCCCCAGCTATGCATTCTGCCCTGGACCCTGTCCTGGATGCACACCTGAATCCAAGTCTGCTTCAGAATGTGGAGTTGGACCCAGAGGGAGTGACCTTGGAGGCTCTCCCCGTGCAGGAATCAGTGCACATAATGGAAGGTGTCTACTCTGAATTGCACAGCGTGGTAGCTGAAGTGGGTGTGCCTGTGTCTGTCTCCCACTTTGACTTACACGAAGAGATGCTGTGGGTGGGGAGCCATGGG GGTCATGCTACTTCATTTTTTGGACCAGCCTTGGAGCGCTACTCATCTTTTCAGGTTAATGGTAGTGATGACATTCGACAGATCCAGAGCTTAGAGAATGGTATCCTTTTTCTCACCAAGAACAACCTCAAGTATATGGCCCGTGGGGGTCTCATTATATTTGATTACTT ACTAGATGAGAGTGAGGATATGCACAGTCTCCTGCTGACAGACAGCAGCACTCTACTTGTTGGTGGCCTTCAGAACCACATTTTGGAGATTGATCTAACCACTGTCCAGGAGACTCAGAAG tATGCAGTTGAGATACCTGGAGTCACCATCATGAGGCAGACAAATCGCTTCTTCTTCTGTGGTCATACATCTGGCAAG GTTTCCCTGCGAGACCTCCGTAGTTTTAAGGTGGAGCATGAATTTGATGCCTTCTCAGGGAGTCTGTCAGATTTTGATGTGCATGGCAACCTGTTGGCTGCCTGTGGCTTTTCTAGTCGCCTTACTGGCCTGGCCTGTGACCGTTTCCTCAAAGTGTATGATCTGCGCATGATGCGTGCCATCACACCACTTCAAGTACATGTGGATCCTGCCTTCTTGCGCTTCATCCCTACATATACTTCTCGTCTTGCTATCATCTCTCAGTCGG GGCAATGCCAGTTTTGTGAGCCCACAGGCCTGGCCAACCCAGCAGACATCTTTCATGTGAATCCTGTGGGACCTCTGCTAATGACATTTGATGTGTCAGCAAGCAAGCAGGCTCTGGCTTTTGGGGATTCTGAGGGTTGTGTTCATCTATGGACTGATTCCCCAGAGCCTTCCTTCAACCCCTATTCACGGGAGACTGAATTTGCTTTGCCCTGTCTGGTGGACTCACTACCACCTCTGGACTGGAGCCAGGACTTGCTGCCTCTTTCCCTCATCCCAGTTCCACTCACCACGGACACACTGCTCTCTGATTGGCCTGCTGCCAACTCCGTTCCAGCTCCCAG GCGAGCACCACCTGTTGATGCAGAGATTCTGCGTACCATGAAGAAAGTGGGCTTCATTGGCTATGCACCCAATCCCCGCACCAGGCTGCGCAATCAG ATTCCTTACCGACTAAAGGAGTTGGACAGTGAATTTGATAGCTTCAGCCAGGTCACTGAGTCACCAATAGGACGGGAAGAGGAGCCACATCTCCACATGGTTTCAAAGAAATACCGCAAG GTAACCATCAAATATTCCAAGCTAGGGCTGGAAGACTTTGACTTCAAACACTATAATAAGACCCTTTTTGCTGGATTAGAGCCTCACATCCCCAATGCCTACTGTAACTGCATGATCCAG GTGCTCTATTTCCTGGAGCCTGTTCGCTGTTTAATCCAGAACCACCTTTGCCAGAAGGAGTTCTGTCTGGCATGTGAATTGGGCTTCCTTTTCCATATGTTGGACCTCTCTCGTGGTGACCCTTGTCAG GGCAGTAATTTTCTTCGTGCATTCCGTACCATTCCTGAGGCCTCAGCCCTTGGTCTGATCCTGGCCGACTCAGATGAGGCTTCAGGCAAGGGCAATCTGGCTAGGCTCATTCAGAGGTGGAATCGCTTCATTCTCACTCAGCTGCATCAGGATATGCAGGAGCTTGAAGTACCCCAGGCGTATCGAGGTGCTGGAGGCAG CAGTTTTTGTTCATCGGGGGACTCTGTCATTGGGCAACTGTTCAGCTGTGAGATGGAGAACTGCAGCCTATGTCGCTGTGGCAGTGAGACTGTGCGAGCCTCATCCACTCTGCTCTTCACACTCTCCTACCCTGAGGGTAGCAACTGTG ATAAAACCGGGAAGAACTATGACTTTGCTCAGGTGCTGAAGCGAAGCATCTGCCTGGAGCAGAATACACAGGCCTGGTGTGACAACTGTGAGAAGTACCAGCCCACG ATTCAGACCCGTAATATCCGCCATCTGCCAGACATTCTTGTCATTAATTGTGAAGTGAACAGCTCAAAAGAGGCTGATTTCTGGAGAATGCAGGCTGAG GTTGCCTTCAAGATGGCAATAAAGAAACATGGTGGGGAAATCGCCAAGAACAAGGAATTTTCTTTGGCTGATCG GAAGGAACTAGGCAGTCCAGAGGGTGTGCTGTTGTGTCCCTCCGTTGAGGAGTTGAAGAACGTCTGGCTTCCTTTTTCCATTCGCATGAAGATGACCAAGAACAAAGGGCTCGATGTTTGCAATTGGCCTGATGGGGATGAGGTGCAG TGGGGCCTagccaaggcagaggaggaaCATGGTGTCTATGTGTATGACCTGATGGCTACTGTGGTACACATCCTGGACTCACGCACAGGGGGCAGCTTGGTGGCTCACATCAAAGTTGGAGAGACTTACCACCAACGCAAGGAGGTAAGTGAG GGTGTTACTCACCAGCAGTGGTATCTCTTCAATGACTTCCTTATTGAACCTATTGATAAG TATGAAGCAGTACAATTTGACATGAATTGGAAAGTACCTGCTATCCTTTATTATATCAAAAGGAATCTCAATTCCAGATACAACCTGAATA TCAAGAACCCTATTGAGGCTAGTGTGCTGCTGGCTGAAGCCTCGCTGGCACGGAAGCAGCGGAAAACACATACTACCTTTATTCCACTGATGCTGAATGAAATGCCACAGGTTGGGGACCTGGTAGGCCTTGATGCTGAGTTTGTCACCCTTAATGAG GAAGAAGCAGAGTTACGCAGTGATGGTACCAAGTCTACCATTAAACCAAGTCAGATGTCAGTAGCAAGGATCACTTGTGTTCGGGGCCAAGGGCCCAATGAGGGTATCCCCTTCATTGATGACTACATCTCTACTCAGGAGCAG GTAGTGGATTACTTGACTCAGTACTCGGGGATAAAGCCAGGAGACCTTGATGCCAAAATTTCCTCTAAGCACCTCACAACTCTGAAGTCTACCTACTTAAAGCTTCGTTTTCTCATTGACATTGGAGTCAAGTTTGTGGGTCATGGCCTGCAAAAAGACTTCCGGGTCATCAATCTCATG GTGCCCAAGGACCAGGTCCTTGATACTGTCTACCTGTTCCACATGCCCCGAAAACGAATGATTTCCCTGCGATTCCTTGCTTGGTATTTTCTGG ACTTGAAGATTCAAGGGGAGACCCATGACAGTATTGAGGATGCCCGCACAGCCCTTCAGCTCTACCGAAAGTATCTGGAGCTAAGCAAGAATGGCACTGAGCCTGAATCCTTCCACAAGGTGCTCAAGGGTCTTTATGAAAAGGGCCGAAAGATGGACTGGAAGGTGCCTGAGCCTGAGAGCCAGACAAGTCCCAAGAGTAAGGCCTGGGATGGGACAAGGGAAACTGGACTGG ATGCAGCTGTCTTCTCCTCAGTGCTGGCACTTTGA
- the Pan2 gene encoding PAN2-PAN3 deadenylation complex catalytic subunit PAN2 isoform X7: MNFEGLDPGLAEYAPAMHSALDPVLDAHLNPSLLQNVELDPEGVTLEALPVQESVHIMEGVYSELHSVVAEVGVPVSVSHFDLHEEMLWVGSHGGHATSFFGPALERYSSFQVNGSDDIRQIQSLENGILFLTKNNLKYMARGGLIIFDYLLDESEDMHSLLLTDSSTLLVGGLQNHILEIDLTTVQETQKYAVEIPGVTIMRQTNRFFFCGHTSGKVSLRDLRSFKVEHEFDAFSGSLSDFDVHGNLLAACGFSSRLTGLACDRFLKVYDLRMMRAITPLQVHVDPAFLRFIPTYTSRLAIISQSGQCQFCEPTGLANPADIFHVNPVGPLLMTFDVSASKQALAFGDSEGCVHLWTDSPEPSFNPYSRETEFALPCLVDSLPPLDWSQDLLPLSLIPVPLTTDTLLSDWPAANSVPAPRRAPPVDAEILRTMKKVGFIGYAPNPRTRLRNQIPYRLKELDSEFDSFSQVTESPIGREEEPHLHMVSKKYRKVTIKYSKLGLEDFDFKHYNKTLFAGLEPHIPNAYCNCMIQVLYFLEPVRCLIQNHLCQKEFCLACELGFLFHMLDLSRGDPCQGSNFLRAFRTIPEASALGLILADSDEASGKGNLARLIQRWNRFILTQLHQDMQELEVPQAYRGAGGSFCSSGDSVIGQLFSCEMENCSLCRCGSETVRASSTLLFTLSYPEDKTGKNYDFAQVLKRSICLEQNTQAWCDNCEKYQPTIQTRNIRHLPDILVINCEVNSSKEADFWRMQAEVAFKMAIKKHGGEIAKNKEFSLADRKELGSPEGVLLCPSVEELKNVWLPFSIRMKMTKNKGLDVCNWPDGDEVQWGLAKAEEEHGVYVYDLMATVVHILDSRTGGSLVAHIKVGETYHQRKEVSEGVTHQQWYLFNDFLIEPIDKYEAVQFDMNWKVPAILYYIKRNLNSRYNLNIKNPIEASVLLAEASLARKQRKTHTTFIPLMLNEMPQVGDLVGLDAEFVTLNEEEAELRSDGTKSTIKPSQMSVARITCVRGQGPNEGIPFIDDYISTQEQVVDYLTQYSGIKPGDLDAKISSKHLTTLKSTYLKLRFLIDIGVKFVGHGLQKDFRVINLMVPKDQVLDTVYLFHMPRKRMISLRFLAWYFLDLKIQGETHDSIEDARTALQLYRKYLELSKNGTEPESFHKVLKGLYEKGRKMDWKVPEPESQTSPKSKAWDGTRETGLDAAVFSSVLAL, translated from the exons ATGAACTTTGAGGGTCTGGACCCTGGACTGGCAGAGTATGCCCCAGCTATGCATTCTGCCCTGGACCCTGTCCTGGATGCACACCTGAATCCAAGTCTGCTTCAGAATGTGGAGTTGGACCCAGAGGGAGTGACCTTGGAGGCTCTCCCCGTGCAGGAATCAGTGCACATAATGGAAGGTGTCTACTCTGAATTGCACAGCGTGGTAGCTGAAGTGGGTGTGCCTGTGTCTGTCTCCCACTTTGACTTACACGAAGAGATGCTGTGGGTGGGGAGCCATGGG GGTCATGCTACTTCATTTTTTGGACCAGCCTTGGAGCGCTACTCATCTTTTCAGGTTAATGGTAGTGATGACATTCGACAGATCCAGAGCTTAGAGAATGGTATCCTTTTTCTCACCAAGAACAACCTCAAGTATATGGCCCGTGGGGGTCTCATTATATTTGATTACTT ACTAGATGAGAGTGAGGATATGCACAGTCTCCTGCTGACAGACAGCAGCACTCTACTTGTTGGTGGCCTTCAGAACCACATTTTGGAGATTGATCTAACCACTGTCCAGGAGACTCAGAAG tATGCAGTTGAGATACCTGGAGTCACCATCATGAGGCAGACAAATCGCTTCTTCTTCTGTGGTCATACATCTGGCAAG GTTTCCCTGCGAGACCTCCGTAGTTTTAAGGTGGAGCATGAATTTGATGCCTTCTCAGGGAGTCTGTCAGATTTTGATGTGCATGGCAACCTGTTGGCTGCCTGTGGCTTTTCTAGTCGCCTTACTGGCCTGGCCTGTGACCGTTTCCTCAAAGTGTATGATCTGCGCATGATGCGTGCCATCACACCACTTCAAGTACATGTGGATCCTGCCTTCTTGCGCTTCATCCCTACATATACTTCTCGTCTTGCTATCATCTCTCAGTCGG GGCAATGCCAGTTTTGTGAGCCCACAGGCCTGGCCAACCCAGCAGACATCTTTCATGTGAATCCTGTGGGACCTCTGCTAATGACATTTGATGTGTCAGCAAGCAAGCAGGCTCTGGCTTTTGGGGATTCTGAGGGTTGTGTTCATCTATGGACTGATTCCCCAGAGCCTTCCTTCAACCCCTATTCACGGGAGACTGAATTTGCTTTGCCCTGTCTGGTGGACTCACTACCACCTCTGGACTGGAGCCAGGACTTGCTGCCTCTTTCCCTCATCCCAGTTCCACTCACCACGGACACACTGCTCTCTGATTGGCCTGCTGCCAACTCCGTTCCAGCTCCCAG GCGAGCACCACCTGTTGATGCAGAGATTCTGCGTACCATGAAGAAAGTGGGCTTCATTGGCTATGCACCCAATCCCCGCACCAGGCTGCGCAATCAG ATTCCTTACCGACTAAAGGAGTTGGACAGTGAATTTGATAGCTTCAGCCAGGTCACTGAGTCACCAATAGGACGGGAAGAGGAGCCACATCTCCACATGGTTTCAAAGAAATACCGCAAG GTAACCATCAAATATTCCAAGCTAGGGCTGGAAGACTTTGACTTCAAACACTATAATAAGACCCTTTTTGCTGGATTAGAGCCTCACATCCCCAATGCCTACTGTAACTGCATGATCCAG GTGCTCTATTTCCTGGAGCCTGTTCGCTGTTTAATCCAGAACCACCTTTGCCAGAAGGAGTTCTGTCTGGCATGTGAATTGGGCTTCCTTTTCCATATGTTGGACCTCTCTCGTGGTGACCCTTGTCAG GGCAGTAATTTTCTTCGTGCATTCCGTACCATTCCTGAGGCCTCAGCCCTTGGTCTGATCCTGGCCGACTCAGATGAGGCTTCAGGCAAGGGCAATCTGGCTAGGCTCATTCAGAGGTGGAATCGCTTCATTCTCACTCAGCTGCATCAGGATATGCAGGAGCTTGAAGTACCCCAGGCGTATCGAGGTGCTGGAGGCAG TTTTTGTTCATCGGGGGACTCTGTCATTGGGCAACTGTTCAGCTGTGAGATGGAGAACTGCAGCCTATGTCGCTGTGGCAGTGAGACTGTGCGAGCCTCATCCACTCTGCTCTTCACACTCTCCTACCCTGAGG ATAAAACCGGGAAGAACTATGACTTTGCTCAGGTGCTGAAGCGAAGCATCTGCCTGGAGCAGAATACACAGGCCTGGTGTGACAACTGTGAGAAGTACCAGCCCACG ATTCAGACCCGTAATATCCGCCATCTGCCAGACATTCTTGTCATTAATTGTGAAGTGAACAGCTCAAAAGAGGCTGATTTCTGGAGAATGCAGGCTGAG GTTGCCTTCAAGATGGCAATAAAGAAACATGGTGGGGAAATCGCCAAGAACAAGGAATTTTCTTTGGCTGATCG GAAGGAACTAGGCAGTCCAGAGGGTGTGCTGTTGTGTCCCTCCGTTGAGGAGTTGAAGAACGTCTGGCTTCCTTTTTCCATTCGCATGAAGATGACCAAGAACAAAGGGCTCGATGTTTGCAATTGGCCTGATGGGGATGAGGTGCAG TGGGGCCTagccaaggcagaggaggaaCATGGTGTCTATGTGTATGACCTGATGGCTACTGTGGTACACATCCTGGACTCACGCACAGGGGGCAGCTTGGTGGCTCACATCAAAGTTGGAGAGACTTACCACCAACGCAAGGAGGTAAGTGAG GGTGTTACTCACCAGCAGTGGTATCTCTTCAATGACTTCCTTATTGAACCTATTGATAAG TATGAAGCAGTACAATTTGACATGAATTGGAAAGTACCTGCTATCCTTTATTATATCAAAAGGAATCTCAATTCCAGATACAACCTGAATA TCAAGAACCCTATTGAGGCTAGTGTGCTGCTGGCTGAAGCCTCGCTGGCACGGAAGCAGCGGAAAACACATACTACCTTTATTCCACTGATGCTGAATGAAATGCCACAGGTTGGGGACCTGGTAGGCCTTGATGCTGAGTTTGTCACCCTTAATGAG GAAGAAGCAGAGTTACGCAGTGATGGTACCAAGTCTACCATTAAACCAAGTCAGATGTCAGTAGCAAGGATCACTTGTGTTCGGGGCCAAGGGCCCAATGAGGGTATCCCCTTCATTGATGACTACATCTCTACTCAGGAGCAG GTAGTGGATTACTTGACTCAGTACTCGGGGATAAAGCCAGGAGACCTTGATGCCAAAATTTCCTCTAAGCACCTCACAACTCTGAAGTCTACCTACTTAAAGCTTCGTTTTCTCATTGACATTGGAGTCAAGTTTGTGGGTCATGGCCTGCAAAAAGACTTCCGGGTCATCAATCTCATG GTGCCCAAGGACCAGGTCCTTGATACTGTCTACCTGTTCCACATGCCCCGAAAACGAATGATTTCCCTGCGATTCCTTGCTTGGTATTTTCTGG ACTTGAAGATTCAAGGGGAGACCCATGACAGTATTGAGGATGCCCGCACAGCCCTTCAGCTCTACCGAAAGTATCTGGAGCTAAGCAAGAATGGCACTGAGCCTGAATCCTTCCACAAGGTGCTCAAGGGTCTTTATGAAAAGGGCCGAAAGATGGACTGGAAGGTGCCTGAGCCTGAGAGCCAGACAAGTCCCAAGAGTAAGGCCTGGGATGGGACAAGGGAAACTGGACTGG ATGCAGCTGTCTTCTCCTCAGTGCTGGCACTTTGA